In Rathayibacter sp. VKM Ac-2762, one DNA window encodes the following:
- a CDS encoding protein phosphatase 2C domain-containing protein: MTSTTVDLPQGALRLAVSSSTDVGAVRRVNEDSLLADELLLAVADGMGGHARGDLASAAAVGALHENRPTALGPVDAVFDLVEGANTAVRALDVGGALCGTTLTGLMLVLPEPSGPARWALFNVGDSRVYRWDGTELEQLTVDHSAVQELVSAGLLTRESAESHPDRNIVTRALGADEEVETDVWTLPVVPRASYLLCSDGLTRELSDERIAALFARRDSGDPADLAQALVGAAVDAGGRDNVTVVVVDAVLDARA, translated from the coding sequence ATGACGAGCACCACCGTCGACCTGCCCCAGGGGGCGCTGCGGCTCGCCGTCAGCAGCAGCACCGACGTCGGAGCCGTCCGCCGGGTCAACGAGGACTCCCTCCTCGCCGACGAGCTGCTGCTCGCGGTCGCCGACGGGATGGGCGGGCACGCCCGCGGCGACCTCGCGAGCGCCGCGGCGGTCGGAGCTCTGCACGAGAACCGGCCGACGGCCCTCGGACCGGTCGACGCGGTGTTCGACCTGGTCGAGGGCGCCAACACGGCGGTGCGCGCGCTGGACGTGGGCGGTGCGCTCTGCGGCACGACGCTCACGGGGCTGATGCTCGTCCTGCCCGAGCCCTCCGGGCCCGCCCGCTGGGCGCTCTTCAACGTCGGCGACTCCCGCGTCTACCGCTGGGACGGGACGGAGCTCGAGCAGCTGACCGTGGACCACTCGGCCGTGCAGGAGCTCGTCTCGGCGGGCCTGCTCACGCGGGAGTCCGCCGAGTCGCACCCGGACCGCAACATCGTCACCCGCGCCCTCGGCGCCGACGAGGAGGTCGAGACGGACGTCTGGACGCTGCCCGTCGTGCCGCGCGCCAGCTACCTGCTCTGCTCCGACGGGCTCACCAGGGAGCTCTCGGACGAGCGGATCGCGGCGCTGTTCGCGCGCCGCGACTCCGGCGATCCGGCCGACCTCGCCCAGGCGCTCGTGGGAGCGGCGGTCGACGCCGGCGGGCGGGACAACGTCACCGTGGTCGTCGTCGACGCGGTGCTCGACGCCCGCGCCTGA
- a CDS encoding MBL fold metallo-hydrolase, whose protein sequence is MRLTKLEHAAVLIEEDGARLVIDPGSFTRPVEGTTDTVAVVLTHEHADHWTPEQLQRLRDAAPSLRILGPAGVAAAAEGFDVETVADGDVVTVGPFELRFFGARHAVIHRSIPVIDNVGVLVNGRAYYAGDSFTVPEGVDVEVLAAPSGAPWMKIAEAMDYVLEIAPRHAFATHEQVLSEAGRALGHDRLGWAVREGGGEYHALEPGDVLEL, encoded by the coding sequence ATGAGACTGACGAAACTCGAGCACGCCGCCGTCCTGATCGAGGAGGACGGCGCCCGGCTGGTGATCGATCCGGGGTCCTTCACCCGGCCCGTCGAGGGGACGACCGACACCGTCGCCGTGGTGCTCACCCACGAGCACGCCGACCACTGGACCCCGGAGCAGCTGCAGCGCCTGCGCGACGCGGCCCCGTCGCTGCGGATCCTCGGCCCGGCCGGGGTCGCCGCCGCGGCCGAGGGCTTCGACGTCGAGACGGTCGCCGACGGCGACGTGGTGACGGTCGGCCCGTTCGAGCTGCGCTTCTTCGGCGCCCGCCACGCGGTGATCCACCGGAGCATCCCCGTCATCGACAACGTCGGCGTCCTCGTCAACGGCCGCGCCTACTACGCCGGCGACTCCTTCACCGTCCCCGAGGGCGTCGACGTCGAGGTCCTCGCGGCCCCGTCGGGCGCGCCGTGGATGAAGATCGCCGAGGCGATGGACTACGTGCTCGAGATCGCGCCGCGGCACGCCTTCGCGACCCACGAGCAGGTCCTCTCGGAGGCGGGACGCGCGCTCGGCCACGACCGGCTCGGCTGGGCCGTGCGCGAGGGGGGCGGGGAGTACCACGCGCTCGAGCCCGGCGACGTGCTCGAGCTCTGA
- a CDS encoding lysophospholipid acyltransferase family protein translates to MSERSRPSIFWFLAAAVIPVMTASVDLRIRNGDRIPSTGAFVFAPNHYSEIDPIITGWTLWRAGRAPRFLAKASLFSVPVLGSILRGSGQIPVERSGSVRGSEPLKTAKALVDEGRSVIIYPEGTLTRDPELWPMRGKTGAVRMALQYGLPVVPVAHWGAQQLMGRYSKRITLFRRKRVDVIVGDPVDLSAFRGRSLDSATLNEASAVVMAAITALLEELRGEAAPEKRWNPSEHNQKGTGRFESEQ, encoded by the coding sequence GTGTCTGAGCGAAGCCGTCCGTCCATCTTCTGGTTCCTCGCGGCGGCGGTGATCCCCGTGATGACCGCCTCGGTCGACCTGCGGATCCGGAACGGCGACAGGATCCCGAGCACCGGGGCCTTCGTGTTCGCGCCGAACCACTACAGCGAGATCGACCCGATCATCACGGGCTGGACCCTGTGGCGCGCCGGCCGCGCACCGCGCTTCCTCGCCAAGGCCTCGCTGTTCTCGGTGCCCGTGCTCGGCTCGATCCTGCGCGGCTCCGGGCAGATCCCCGTCGAGCGCTCGGGCTCGGTCCGCGGCAGCGAGCCGCTGAAGACCGCCAAGGCTCTCGTGGACGAGGGCCGCTCGGTCATCATCTACCCCGAGGGCACCCTCACCCGCGACCCCGAGCTCTGGCCGATGCGCGGCAAGACGGGAGCGGTGCGGATGGCGCTGCAGTACGGCCTGCCCGTCGTCCCGGTCGCGCACTGGGGCGCGCAGCAGCTGATGGGCCGCTACTCCAAGCGGATCACCCTCTTCCGCCGCAAGCGCGTCGACGTGATCGTCGGCGACCCCGTCGACCTGTCCGCCTTCCGCGGACGCAGCCTCGACTCCGCCACACTCAACGAGGCCTCCGCGGTCGTGATGGCGGCGATCACCGCCCTGCTCGAGGAGCTGCGCGGCGAGGCGGCGCCCGAGAAGCGCTGGAACCCCTCCGAGCACAACCAGAAGGGCACGGGTCGCTTTGAGTCCGAGCAGTAG
- the murA gene encoding UDP-N-acetylglucosamine 1-carboxyvinyltransferase — protein sequence MTTERITIKGGRPLVGRIELKGAKNLVTKAMVAALLGETASTLRDVPDISDVRVVKGLLEVHGVKVKQGAEVGELILDPSNVESAHFADIDAHAGSSRIPILFCGPLLHRLGEAFIPDLGGCRIGDRPIDYHLEVLRNFGAVIEKLPSGIRMSAPEGLHGAKVSLPYPSVGATEQVLLTAVRASGITELSGAAIEPEIMDLINILQKMGAIISVDTDRVIRIEGVDRLTGYSHRALFDRNEAASWAAAALATDGDIFVGGARQQEMTTFLNVFRKVGGAFEIAEDGIRFYHPGGELKPVIIETDVHPGFMTDWQQPLVVALTKAKGVSIVHETVYEQRFGFVDALVEMGATIQIHRECLGGQACRFGQRNFMHSAVISGPSKLHGADIVVPDLRGGFSHLIAALSAEGTSTVSNVGIISRGYENFLTKLELLGADFSLDA from the coding sequence ATGACGACGGAGCGGATCACCATCAAGGGCGGTCGGCCGCTGGTGGGGCGCATCGAGCTCAAGGGAGCGAAGAACCTCGTCACCAAGGCGATGGTCGCGGCGCTCCTCGGCGAGACCGCCTCCACCCTCCGCGACGTACCCGACATCAGCGACGTCCGCGTCGTGAAGGGCCTCCTCGAGGTGCACGGCGTCAAGGTGAAGCAGGGCGCCGAGGTCGGCGAGCTGATCCTCGACCCCTCGAACGTCGAGTCCGCGCACTTCGCCGACATCGACGCGCACGCCGGCTCCAGCCGCATCCCGATCCTCTTCTGCGGCCCGCTCCTGCACCGCCTGGGCGAGGCGTTCATCCCCGACCTCGGCGGCTGCCGCATCGGCGACCGCCCGATCGACTACCACCTCGAGGTCCTCCGCAACTTCGGCGCGGTGATCGAGAAGCTTCCCTCCGGGATCCGGATGTCGGCCCCCGAGGGCCTCCACGGCGCCAAGGTGTCGCTGCCCTACCCGAGCGTCGGAGCGACCGAGCAGGTCCTTCTGACCGCGGTGCGCGCCTCCGGCATCACCGAGCTCTCGGGCGCGGCGATCGAGCCCGAGATCATGGACCTGATCAACATCCTGCAGAAGATGGGCGCCATCATCTCGGTCGACACCGACCGCGTGATCCGCATCGAGGGCGTGGACCGGCTCACCGGCTACTCCCACCGCGCGCTCTTCGACCGCAACGAGGCGGCCTCCTGGGCGGCCGCGGCCCTCGCGACCGACGGCGACATCTTCGTCGGCGGCGCCCGCCAGCAGGAGATGACCACCTTCCTCAACGTCTTCCGCAAGGTCGGCGGCGCGTTCGAGATCGCCGAGGACGGCATCCGCTTCTACCACCCGGGCGGCGAGCTCAAGCCGGTCATCATCGAGACCGACGTGCACCCCGGCTTCATGACCGACTGGCAGCAGCCGCTGGTCGTGGCGCTCACGAAGGCCAAGGGCGTCTCGATCGTGCACGAGACCGTCTACGAGCAGCGCTTCGGCTTCGTCGACGCGCTCGTCGAGATGGGCGCGACCATCCAGATCCACCGCGAGTGCCTCGGCGGGCAGGCCTGCCGCTTCGGGCAGCGCAACTTCATGCACTCGGCCGTGATCTCGGGACCCTCGAAGCTGCACGGCGCCGACATCGTCGTGCCGGATCTGCGCGGCGGCTTCTCGCACCTGATCGCGGCGCTCTCGGCCGAGGGCACCTCGACGGTCTCGAACGTCGGCATCATCAGCCGCGGCTACGAGAACTTCCTCACCAAGCTCGAGCTGCTGGGCGCCGACTTCTCGCTCGACGCGTAG
- a CDS encoding NAD(P)H-dependent glycerol-3-phosphate dehydrogenase: MPRRVAVLGAGSWGTTFAKILADGGSDVVMWARRAELAREITEAKRNSDYLPGINLPRNIRATPRIEEALEGADHVYLSIPSQSLRSNLEAITPFLTERTVLVSLMKGVEKGTGQRMSEVIAQMLPVAPDRIAVASGPNLALEIAKEQPTAAVIASESLVTAQEVALAATNRYFRSYVNTDVIGTEFGGVLKNLIAVAIGIVDGVGYGENTKASIITRGLAEMTDFAVAYGGRAETMAGLAGLGDLIATSSSSLSRNNTAGRLLGQGYSFTDVVKSMQQTAEGLASVAPVLELARARGVDMPIVEQVSQVLAGTLDPKDIAPHLTTDSDEPQGERNLDDQQAPRGRSVRGALQRALDQLRNGGRGAAGDRP; the protein is encoded by the coding sequence GTGCCCCGCCGCGTCGCCGTCCTCGGCGCCGGCAGCTGGGGCACCACCTTCGCGAAGATCCTCGCCGACGGCGGCTCCGACGTCGTGATGTGGGCGCGCCGCGCCGAGCTGGCCCGCGAGATCACCGAGGCCAAGCGCAACAGCGACTACCTCCCCGGCATCAACCTCCCGCGCAACATCCGGGCCACGCCGCGCATCGAGGAGGCGCTGGAGGGCGCGGACCACGTCTACCTCTCCATCCCGTCGCAGTCGCTGCGGAGCAACCTCGAGGCGATCACGCCGTTCCTCACCGAGCGCACGGTGCTGGTGAGCCTGATGAAGGGCGTCGAGAAGGGCACCGGCCAGCGGATGAGCGAGGTGATCGCGCAGATGCTGCCGGTCGCTCCCGACCGGATCGCCGTCGCCTCCGGGCCCAACCTCGCCCTCGAGATCGCCAAGGAGCAGCCGACCGCGGCGGTCATCGCCTCCGAGAGCCTCGTCACCGCGCAGGAGGTGGCCCTCGCGGCGACCAACCGCTACTTCCGCTCCTACGTCAACACCGACGTGATCGGCACCGAGTTCGGCGGCGTGCTGAAGAACCTCATCGCCGTGGCGATCGGCATCGTCGACGGCGTCGGCTACGGCGAGAACACGAAGGCGTCGATCATCACGCGCGGTCTCGCCGAGATGACCGACTTCGCGGTCGCGTACGGCGGACGGGCCGAGACGATGGCCGGACTCGCGGGGCTCGGCGACCTCATCGCGACGTCGAGCTCGTCCCTCTCGCGCAACAACACGGCCGGGCGCCTGCTCGGCCAGGGCTACAGCTTCACCGACGTGGTGAAGTCGATGCAGCAGACGGCGGAGGGGCTCGCCTCCGTCGCGCCGGTCCTCGAGCTGGCGCGCGCCAGGGGAGTCGACATGCCCATCGTCGAGCAGGTGTCGCAGGTGCTCGCCGGTACGCTCGATCCGAAGGACATCGCGCCGCACCTGACCACGGATTCGGACGAGCCACAGGGTGAGAGGAACCTCGATGACCAGCAAGCTCCGCGTGGCCGTTCTGTTCGGGGGGCGCTCCAGCGAGCACTCGATCAGCTGCGCAACGGCGGCCGGGGTGCTGCGGGCGATCGACCGTGA
- a CDS encoding TerC family protein, with the protein MLDLPVWFVIGSFVVLSLILAADLLLVYKRPHVPSLKESGLWVGFYVTLALIFALAMLILGGGELAGQFVAGWLTEYSLSIDNLFVFVIIMGRFAVPAKLQQEVLMVGIIIALVFRGIFILLGAQLIESFSWIFYLFGAFLVYTAWNQAFGKEDEDEGTDNLLIRLLRKRVRISDEFDGSKIRTVKNGTRFFTPMLIVFLAIGSTDLLFALDSIPAIFGITESPFIVFTANIFALMGLRQLYFLLGGLIDKLEYLKYGIAFILAFIGVKLVLHALHENDLPFINGGEPVPVWDIDTITSLVVIVLSMTVATLASLAKMRREHRHIEMHDGHPEVVSDDARSAAEEK; encoded by the coding sequence ATGCTCGATCTGCCCGTCTGGTTCGTGATCGGCTCGTTCGTCGTCCTGAGCCTGATCCTCGCCGCCGACCTGCTGCTGGTCTACAAGCGGCCGCACGTGCCGAGCCTGAAGGAGTCCGGCCTCTGGGTCGGCTTCTACGTCACGCTCGCGCTGATCTTCGCGCTGGCGATGCTGATCCTCGGCGGCGGCGAGCTCGCGGGCCAGTTCGTCGCGGGCTGGCTGACCGAGTACAGCCTCTCGATCGACAACCTGTTCGTCTTCGTCATCATCATGGGCCGCTTCGCGGTGCCGGCGAAGCTGCAGCAGGAGGTGCTGATGGTGGGCATCATCATCGCGCTGGTCTTCCGCGGGATCTTCATCCTCCTCGGCGCGCAGCTCATCGAGAGCTTCAGCTGGATCTTCTACCTGTTCGGCGCGTTCCTGGTCTACACGGCGTGGAACCAGGCGTTCGGCAAGGAGGACGAGGACGAGGGCACCGACAACCTGCTCATCCGCCTCCTGCGCAAGCGCGTGAGGATCTCGGACGAGTTCGACGGCTCGAAGATCCGCACGGTCAAGAACGGCACGAGGTTCTTCACCCCGATGCTGATCGTCTTCCTGGCGATCGGCTCGACCGACCTGCTCTTCGCGCTCGACTCGATCCCCGCGATCTTCGGCATCACGGAGAGCCCGTTCATCGTCTTCACCGCGAACATCTTCGCCCTGATGGGGCTCCGCCAGCTCTACTTCCTGCTCGGCGGCCTCATCGACAAGCTCGAGTACCTCAAGTACGGCATCGCGTTCATCCTCGCCTTCATCGGCGTGAAGCTCGTCCTGCACGCCCTGCACGAGAACGACCTGCCCTTCATCAACGGCGGCGAGCCCGTGCCGGTGTGGGACATCGACACGATCACCTCGCTGGTGGTCATCGTCCTGAGCATGACCGTCGCGACGCTCGCGAGCCTGGCGAAGATGCGCCGCGAGCACCGCCACATCGAGATGCACGACGGGCACCCCGAGGTCGTCTCGGACGACGCCCGCTCGGCCGCAGAGGAGAAGTGA
- a CDS encoding Sua5/YciO/YrdC/YwlC family protein: MTSTTVIEWREQAPAEAVDALAAPGGLVVCATKVGYILMTTDGAGLERKFSAKQRNRNKPGVVLCSSIEQLVELAELNDEVLAFYRKHWDQDVLLGCILPWKAEAVELIDEDARELVRDGRGTSCFVIRFGRPAEQLVATLWERDRTLTFASSANPSGVGNRGRVANIGERIENEADVIVSADSYVSSIQPDKDEDSRHEQGVMVSMVDASGALIPVQGGERSITPGPVLIRRGLDYERIMLNLAEQFNSWDYRQGEYY, encoded by the coding sequence ATGACCAGCACGACGGTGATCGAATGGCGTGAGCAGGCTCCTGCCGAGGCAGTGGACGCGCTCGCCGCTCCCGGTGGACTGGTCGTCTGCGCGACCAAGGTCGGCTACATCCTGATGACGACCGACGGTGCGGGCCTCGAGCGCAAGTTCTCGGCCAAGCAGCGCAATCGCAACAAGCCCGGCGTCGTGCTCTGCTCCAGCATCGAGCAGCTCGTCGAGCTCGCGGAGCTCAACGACGAGGTCCTCGCCTTCTACCGGAAGCACTGGGACCAGGACGTCCTGCTCGGCTGCATCCTCCCGTGGAAGGCCGAGGCGGTCGAGCTCATCGACGAGGACGCCCGCGAGCTGGTCCGCGACGGACGCGGCACGAGCTGCTTCGTCATCCGCTTCGGCCGCCCCGCCGAGCAGCTGGTCGCCACCCTGTGGGAGCGCGACCGCACCCTCACCTTCGCCAGCTCGGCCAACCCCTCGGGCGTGGGCAACCGCGGCCGGGTCGCGAACATCGGCGAGCGGATCGAGAACGAGGCGGACGTCATCGTCTCGGCCGACTCGTACGTCTCCTCCATCCAGCCGGACAAGGACGAGGACTCCCGCCACGAGCAGGGCGTCATGGTCTCGATGGTGGACGCCTCGGGCGCCCTCATCCCCGTGCAGGGCGGCGAGCGCTCGATCACCCCGGGCCCCGTGCTGATCCGCCGCGGCCTCGACTACGAGCGCATCATGCTGAACCTCGCCGAGCAGTTCAACTCCTGGGACTACCGCCAGGGCGAGTACTACTGA
- a CDS encoding D-alanine--D-alanine ligase family protein, protein MTSKLRVAVLFGGRSSEHSISCATAAGVLRAIDRDRFEVIPVGITSDGAFVLEEDRPEKFALDAASLPRVEDDGSRVRWPESALSRELTVTTEDGATRSLGEVDVVLPILHGPWGEDGTVQGMLELVGLPYVGSGVLASALGMDKHFTKTVLRAAGLAVAPWYLVTEAEWRADPGDASSALDELGLPAFVKPARAGSSVGVSRIDEREQLEAALEEAFAHDSRVLIESGIVGREVEIGVLGGRRGAPARASVAGEVVVSGRGFYDFEAKYLGASGIELVCPADLTDGELSEMRSLAIRAFDAIGAEGLARVDFFLTADGFVVNEINTMPGFTPVSMFPRMWGASGVDYPDLISELLDSALDRVPVAAR, encoded by the coding sequence ATGACCAGCAAGCTCCGCGTGGCCGTTCTGTTCGGGGGGCGCTCCAGCGAGCACTCGATCAGCTGCGCAACGGCGGCCGGGGTGCTGCGGGCGATCGACCGTGACCGCTTCGAGGTGATCCCCGTCGGGATCACCTCCGACGGCGCCTTCGTGCTCGAGGAGGACCGTCCCGAGAAGTTCGCTCTCGACGCCGCGTCGCTGCCCCGCGTCGAGGACGACGGCTCCCGTGTGCGCTGGCCGGAGTCGGCCCTCTCGCGTGAGCTCACCGTGACGACCGAGGACGGCGCGACCCGCTCGCTCGGCGAGGTCGACGTGGTGCTGCCGATCCTGCACGGCCCGTGGGGCGAGGACGGCACCGTCCAGGGGATGCTCGAGCTCGTCGGGCTGCCCTACGTCGGCTCGGGCGTGCTCGCGTCGGCTCTCGGCATGGACAAGCACTTCACCAAGACGGTGCTGCGGGCCGCGGGCCTCGCGGTGGCGCCCTGGTACCTCGTGACCGAGGCGGAGTGGCGCGCCGACCCGGGCGACGCCTCCTCGGCCCTCGACGAGCTGGGCCTGCCCGCGTTCGTGAAGCCGGCGAGGGCCGGCTCGAGCGTGGGCGTCAGCCGGATCGACGAGCGCGAGCAGCTCGAGGCCGCGCTGGAGGAGGCGTTCGCGCACGACTCGCGGGTGCTGATCGAGTCGGGCATCGTCGGCCGCGAGGTCGAGATCGGCGTGCTCGGCGGCCGCCGCGGTGCTCCGGCCCGCGCCTCCGTCGCCGGCGAGGTGGTCGTCTCCGGCCGCGGCTTCTACGACTTCGAGGCGAAGTACCTCGGGGCGTCCGGCATCGAGCTGGTCTGCCCGGCCGACCTGACCGACGGCGAGCTCTCCGAGATGCGGTCCCTCGCGATCCGCGCCTTCGACGCGATCGGAGCCGAGGGCCTCGCCCGGGTCGACTTCTTCCTCACCGCCGACGGCTTCGTCGTCAACGAGATCAACACCATGCCCGGCTTCACGCCGGTCTCGATGTTCCCGCGCATGTGGGGCGCGAGCGGCGTGGACTACCCGGACCTGATCAGCGAGCTGCTCGACTCGGCGCTCGACCGCGTCCCGGTCGCCGCCCGATGA
- a CDS encoding GntR family transcriptional regulator, translating to MTSALALRVEAGAGAAPFEQIREQITALIAAGELPVGTRLPPVRALAETLGVAAGTVARSYRELESAGLVETRGRAGTVVAGGVDALERELQAAAAVFASRARELGATADGALTAASRALGV from the coding sequence ATGACGTCGGCGCTCGCGCTCCGCGTCGAGGCGGGCGCGGGCGCGGCGCCCTTCGAGCAGATCCGCGAGCAGATCACCGCTCTGATCGCCGCGGGCGAGCTGCCGGTCGGCACGCGGCTGCCGCCGGTGCGCGCGCTGGCCGAGACGCTGGGCGTCGCCGCGGGGACGGTCGCCCGCTCCTACCGGGAGCTGGAGTCGGCGGGCCTGGTCGAGACGCGCGGCCGGGCGGGCACGGTCGTCGCGGGAGGCGTGGATGCGCTGGAGCGTGAGCTGCAGGCTGCGGCCGCCGTGTTCGCGTCGCGCGCGCGTGAGCTGGGGGCGACCGCCGATGGTGCGCTCACCGCAGCGAGTCGAGCCCTCGGCGTCTGA
- a CDS encoding DUF3515 family protein yields MSPRRLRSPLLAAAAVLLLSGCSATVALEPAADATSTGCAEVSVRLPDVVAEQPERETNAQGTAAWGTPAAVILHCGVEVPGPTTDLCVNVSGVDWIIDETQKDEDIYTLTTYGRDPAVEITVDQSRASGSSAALDLANAVSYVPQTRECTDVSDADTLDPTDTPTG; encoded by the coding sequence ATGTCCCCCCGCCGACTCCGCTCCCCCCTCCTCGCCGCCGCCGCCGTCCTGCTGCTCTCGGGCTGCTCGGCCACCGTCGCACTCGAGCCCGCCGCCGATGCGACGAGCACCGGCTGCGCCGAGGTCTCGGTGCGCCTGCCCGACGTGGTCGCGGAGCAGCCCGAGCGCGAGACGAACGCTCAGGGCACCGCCGCCTGGGGCACCCCGGCCGCCGTCATCCTCCACTGCGGAGTCGAGGTGCCCGGCCCGACGACGGACCTCTGCGTGAACGTCAGCGGAGTCGACTGGATCATCGACGAGACGCAGAAGGACGAGGACATCTACACGCTGACCACCTACGGTCGCGATCCCGCGGTGGAGATCACCGTCGACCAGAGCCGCGCGTCCGGATCCTCCGCCGCGCTCGACCTGGCGAACGCCGTCTCCTACGTCCCGCAGACGCGCGAGTGCACCGACGTCTCGGACGCCGACACCCTCGATCCGACGGACACGCCCACCGGCTGA
- the leuD gene encoding 3-isopropylmalate dehydratase small subunit: MQKFETVTAIAAPLKRANVDTDQILPGVYLRRITKTGFEDALFHGWRQEEDFVLNQERYRGAGILVAGPDFGTGSSREHAVWALRDYGFRVVISPRFGDIFRGNAGKQGLLAAVVSEADVERLWEIIESTPGIEPTVDLVARTVTAGGEAFDFEIDDYTRWRLIEGLDDIGLTLRDEALISEFETRRESWRPKTLPVK, encoded by the coding sequence GTGCAGAAGTTCGAGACCGTCACCGCGATCGCCGCGCCCCTGAAGCGCGCCAACGTCGACACCGACCAGATCCTCCCCGGCGTCTACCTCCGCCGCATCACGAAGACCGGATTCGAGGACGCCCTGTTCCACGGCTGGCGCCAGGAGGAGGACTTCGTCCTCAACCAGGAGCGGTACCGCGGTGCGGGCATCCTCGTGGCCGGGCCGGACTTCGGCACGGGCTCCAGCCGCGAGCACGCCGTGTGGGCGCTGCGCGACTACGGCTTCCGGGTCGTGATCTCGCCCCGCTTCGGCGACATCTTCCGCGGCAACGCCGGCAAGCAGGGACTCCTGGCCGCCGTCGTGTCCGAGGCCGACGTCGAGCGCCTGTGGGAGATCATCGAGAGCACCCCGGGAATAGAACCGACGGTCGATCTGGTTGCGCGTACGGTCACCGCCGGTGGCGAGGCCTTCGACTTCGAGATCGACGACTACACTCGATGGCGCCTGATCGAGGGCCTGGACGACATCGGCCTGACCCTGCGCGACGAAGCGCTCATTTCCGAATTCGAGACCCGCCGCGAGAGCTGGCGGCCCAAGACATTGCCGGTGAAATAG
- the leuC gene encoding 3-isopropylmalate dehydratase large subunit — protein MTEKSPGAAAPASSGAESRSLADSIRTPRPRTLAEKVWDDHVVVKGENGAPDLVYIDLHLLHEVTSPQPFDGLRAAGRPLRRPDLTIATEDHNTPTLQIGRPIEDPTSRAQIDALRRNAGEFGVRLHSLGDVEQGIVHVVGPQLGLTMPGITVVCGDSHTSTHGAFGAIAFGIGTSEVEHVMATQTLPLQPFKTMAITVEGTLKEGVTAKDVILAVIARIGTGGGQGYILEYRGSAIRALSMEGRMTICNMSIEAGARAGMVAPDETTFAYLQGRPHAPAGEDWDAAVAYWRTLPSDEGAVFDAEVVIDADALEPFVTWGTNPGQGVSLSQSVPDPEAIDDLNERTSALRALEYMALEPGTPMKEIPVDVVFMGSCTNSRIEDLRAFAAIVEGRTKAPGVRVMVVPGSARVRLEAEAEGIDRIVTAFGAEWRFAGCSMCLGMNTDQLLEGERVASTSNRNFEGRQGKGAKTHLVSPLVAAATAVRGTLSSPSDLEPARERAGV, from the coding sequence ATGACCGAGAAGTCACCCGGCGCAGCCGCGCCCGCGTCGAGCGGAGCGGAATCCCGCTCGCTCGCGGACTCGATCCGCACCCCGAGGCCCCGCACCCTCGCCGAGAAGGTCTGGGACGACCACGTCGTCGTCAAGGGCGAGAACGGCGCTCCGGACCTCGTCTACATCGACCTCCACCTCCTCCACGAGGTGACGAGCCCCCAGCCGTTCGACGGGCTGCGCGCGGCCGGGCGCCCCCTCCGCCGCCCCGACCTCACCATCGCGACCGAGGACCACAACACGCCGACCCTGCAGATCGGCCGGCCCATCGAGGACCCGACCAGCCGGGCCCAGATCGACGCTCTGCGCCGCAACGCCGGCGAGTTCGGCGTCCGCCTGCACTCCCTCGGCGACGTGGAGCAGGGCATCGTGCACGTCGTCGGCCCGCAGCTCGGCCTGACGATGCCCGGGATCACCGTCGTCTGCGGCGACTCGCACACCTCGACGCACGGCGCGTTCGGCGCGATCGCCTTCGGCATCGGCACGAGCGAGGTCGAGCACGTGATGGCCACGCAGACGCTGCCGCTGCAGCCCTTCAAGACGATGGCGATCACCGTCGAGGGGACGCTGAAGGAGGGGGTCACGGCCAAGGACGTCATCCTCGCGGTCATCGCCCGCATCGGCACCGGCGGCGGCCAGGGCTACATCCTCGAGTACCGCGGCTCCGCGATCCGGGCGCTCTCGATGGAGGGCCGGATGACGATCTGCAACATGTCGATCGAGGCGGGCGCGCGCGCCGGCATGGTCGCGCCGGACGAGACGACGTTCGCCTACCTGCAGGGCCGTCCGCACGCCCCCGCGGGCGAGGACTGGGACGCCGCCGTCGCCTACTGGCGGACGCTGCCGAGCGACGAGGGCGCGGTCTTCGACGCCGAGGTCGTGATCGACGCCGACGCGCTCGAGCCGTTCGTCACCTGGGGGACCAACCCCGGCCAGGGCGTCTCGCTCTCGCAGTCCGTCCCCGACCCCGAGGCCATCGACGACCTGAACGAGCGCACCAGCGCCCTGCGCGCGCTGGAGTACATGGCGCTCGAGCCCGGGACGCCGATGAAGGAGATCCCGGTCGACGTCGTCTTCATGGGCTCCTGCACCAACTCCCGGATCGAGGACCTGCGGGCCTTCGCCGCGATCGTCGAGGGGCGCACCAAGGCGCCGGGCGTCCGCGTGATGGTCGTCCCCGGCTCCGCCCGCGTGCGGCTCGAGGCGGAGGCCGAGGGCATCGACCGGATCGTCACGGCGTTCGGGGCGGAGTGGCGCTTCGCCGGCTGCTCGATGTGCCTCGGCATGAACACCGACCAGCTCCTCGAGGGGGAGCGCGTCGCCTCCACCTCCAACCGCAACTTCGAGGGCCGTCAGGGCAAGGGGGCGAAGACCCACCTCGTCTCGCCGCTCGTCGCTGCCGCCACGGCCGTGCGCGGCACGCTCTCGAGCCCCTCCGACCTGGAGCCGGCGCGCGAGAGAGCAGGAGTCTGA